CATGCGGAAGGAGAAGCGTCCGTCCTCGCCGCCGAGCTCCAGTCTCGAGCCGGGGAAGGCGCTCTCCACGGCCGCCTGCAGCCCCCGATCATCGCCGATGTGGTCGATGGTCATCAGCGCCGCCGCCAGGTCCCTCCCGTCGTGTGCGAGCGCGGGCGTGCGCACGCCCACCTGCGCGTGGCGCAGCGGCGAGGCCGGGTCGGTCCGGAAGTGGTGGTAGAAGCGCCAGCGGAGCAGCTCCGCGCGCAGCACGCTCAGCAGCGGGAAGCGGTGTGGCTCCGCTATCTGCGCCAGCACGGACTCATTGCCCCACAGCTCGGCGGCGAAGGTGGTGCGGTTGCCCTCCGCGTCGCGCGCGAAGACGCTCCGGGAGCGGCGCTCGGCCACCACGTGCCGGCGCTTTCCCTCGTGGAGCCAGACCGTCTCCTCCTTCACGTCCGGATCCAACGCGAAGGGCCCTTCCGGGGGAGGCACCAGCCCGCAGGACAGCTCGTAGGCCAGGTCGTCCAGCCGCACGCCCACCGTGAGGCGTGCCGCGTCTCCCTTCTTGCGCGGGCCCGCCCAGAGCACGGAGGGCATCCCGCCCTCCTCGGACAGCATGCGCGACAGCGTCCCCTCGGCGGCCGCGTGCAGCAGTTGCAGCGCGCGGTACACGTTCGTCTTCCCGCTCCCGTTGGGCCCCACCACCACCGTCACCGGGGCGAGCGGGAAGCGCAGCGATTGCACCGAGCGGTAGCCGGCGATCCACAGCTCTTGGACGGGCATGCGCGAGCGTCCTACCTGCCCTTGCGCCAGGCCTCCAGCTCCGCCTTCTTGCTCACGCCTATCTGGTCGAGCTTCTTCTGCCAGGTGTCACGGTGGGGCCGGAGTGCCTCGACGAGCGCGCGCGCCACCACGAGGTTGCGGTACCACTTCGTGTCCGCGGGGACGATCGTCCACGGGGCCTGCTTGCTGGACGTGCGCGAGAGGACCTCTTCGTACGCCTTCGTGTAGTCGTCCCAGTGCTCCCGGTCCTCCCAGTCCCCGGCGTTGATCTTCCACGCCTTGCGCGGCTCCTTCTCCCGTGACAGCAGGCGCTTCTCCTGCTCCTCCCGGCTGATGTGGAGGAAGAACTTGAGGATGATGGTGCCGTGCTCGACGAGCAGCTCCTCGAAGTCGCGGATGTGCCCGTAGCGCTCCTTCCAGAGCGACTCCGGGACGAGCTTCTGCACGCGCACGACGAGCACGTCCTCGTAGTGCGAGCGGTTGAAGATGGCGAGCTCGCCCTTGCGCGGCGTGTGGCGGTGGATGCGCCAGAGGAAGTCGTGCTCCCGCTCCTCCTCGGTGGGGACGCCGAAGGAGGTGACGCTGACGCCTCGGGGATTGAGAAAGCCCGCCACCCCCTTGATGGTCCCGTCCTTCCCGGCCGTGTCACGGCCCTGGAGCACGATGAGCACGGAGTTCATCCGCGCGCCCCACAGCAGGTCCTGCAGGTCGAAGAGCTCCTCGCCGAGCGTCTCCAGCTCCCGCTTCGCCTCGTCCCGATCCACGTTCTTCGGGGGCTCCGTGGGAATGCTCTCGAGCCTGACCTTCTCGCCCTGCTTGTCGATGGTGAAGTCCATGTGCCCCTCCCCGAGGGAGGGGAGGTTCCCATGGGGGCCCGGGCCTGACAATGACCCGGGCGACAATGAAAGAGTACAAGTGCCGTGACACGGCAATCCCCCTCGGGACCGGCCGTGAGTGCCTCGAAAGAGGGTCGGGAGCCGCTGTCCGGGCGCTCTCCACCGTGCCTGTACCGTGACCTGACACTCGGTGGAGCCGTCACGGTGCCGTCACACCCGGTTCGCTAGATGCTCGCTCCTGGTTGGATCAGGCGCATGGGGGGACTCCTGCGCCCATACCCAGGAGAGGTACATGAAGAACGCCGAGGCGCGAAAGGTGTTGGATGCGGTGAGGGAGCTGGCTCCAGTCATCGCCTCCCGGGCGGCGGACATCGAATCGGGGCGGCGGTTGCCGTTGGATGTGGTCGGCCAGCTCAAGCAGGCGGGGGTCTTCCGGCTGTTCGTGCCCCGGAGTCACGGTGGCTACGAGGGGGACCTGCATGCCGGCATGGAGCTCATGGAGACGCTGGCCCGGGCGGATGGCGCCACGGCCTGGACGACGATGATCGGCGCGGAGAGCCCGCACATCTTCGCGCTCCTGCCGCGCGAGACCTTCGATGCCATCTACTCGGGAGGGCCGGACGTCCTCGTGGCCGGTGCCTTCAACGCGCAGGGGCAGGCGGTGGTGGAGGAGGGGGGCTATCGCGTCAATGGCCGTTGGGGCTTCGCCTCGGGCTGTCAGCACGCGGACTGGCTGTTCGGCAACTGTGTCGTCCTGAAGGACGGACAGCCGCTCCCGGGTCCCACCGAGGGCGCGCCTCGGACCCGGGGCATGTTCCTGCGGGCCGGCGAGGTGCGCATCATCGACACCTGGAACGTGCTCGGCCTGAGGGGCACGGGCAGCCATGACATCGCGATGGAGAACGCCTTCTGCCCCGAGGCGTACTCCTTCGACATCTTCCTCGGCACTCCCAGTGTGCCGGTGCCGGGTCTCACCGCGCCCCTGCTGCACTTCGTGCTGCACATGGCGGCGGTGGCGCTGGGCATCGCCCAGGGCGCGGTGGATGACCTGGTGACGCTCGTCGGGATGGGAAAGCGGCGGCTGTACGCCCGCGTCCCGCTGGTCGAGTCCCCCGTGTTCCAGCTCGAGCTCGGCCGCGCCGACACGAGCGTGCGGGCCGCCCGGGGGCTGTTGAGAGACCTCTCCCACGAGTTCTGGGCCGCGTGCGAGGGCAACCCCGCCGCCATTCCCGCCCTGGCCCCGCGCGCCTCGGCCGCCCTGGCCTGGGTGACGGAGACGGCGGCCGAGGTCGTGGGCAAGTGCTACCAGTCGGGTGGCGCCAGCTCGCTCAAGGATGGCTCGTCCCTGCAAAGACGCTTCCGTGACATCCACACCTTCAGGCAGCATGCGGCTGCCGCTGAGGGGTGGTTTGGCCAGGCCGGGGCCTCCCTCCTCGGGCAGCCGACGGGCTTCTGGACATGATCGTCCAGGAGTGGTGGCCCCACGGTCATCCCGGCTGCTCCTGGGAGCGGGAAGGGGAGCACGTGGCGGACTGGAGACTGGAGGTGCTCGGGGGCGCGCGGCTCCTGGGTCTGGCCGAGCCCCTGGAATTGCAGCGGCGGGTGGCGGCGGTGCTGGCCTGGCTGGCGCTGGAGGGTCCCACGCCCAAGTACAGGCTGGCGGGCATGTTGTGGCCCGACTCCGGCGAGGACACGGCACGCAACAACATGCGCCAGCTGCTGCGCCGGTTGCGGGTGGCCATCGGCGCGGACCTGGTGCTTGGTGGGGACGTGGTCTCCCTGTCGGACCGGGTGAGCACCGACGCGGTGGAGCTGGAGGCCCACGTCTTCGCCGGACGCCACGCGCGGGCGTTGGCACTGGCGGGCTCGCTGCTGGGCTCGCTGGACTTCGACGACTGCCCGGACTTCGAGGCGTGGTTGCGCAGGGCCCGCGAGCAGCTGGAGGGCCTGCGGCGCCGCGCCGCCAGCGCCGAGGCGGACTCCCGGGAGCAGAAGGGGGACCTGCCCGGAGCGCTGCACTTCGCCGAGCGGTTGCTGGTGTTGGATCCGCTCTCCGAGGAGGCCTTCCGCCGACTGATGCGGCTGCACTACCTGTCAGGGGACCGGCTGGCGGCGCTGGCCCTCTTCGAGCGTTGCCAGAAGATGCTGCGCGAGGAGTACGACGCCTCGCCGCACCCGGACACCCTCGCGCTGGTCCGGGACGTGGAGCGCGGGGCGGTGCGGCCGCGTGCCACGGGGAGCCCGCCGGGGAAGCGCCTGCCGCTCACCGTCCTGCGCCCACCGGTGCTGGTGGGCCGCGCGCGCGAGTGGGAACGGTTGGAGGAGGCGTGGAAGGAGCGGCGGCTCGCGCTGGTGATGGCCGAGCCGGGCGTGGGCAAGACGCGCCTCGCGCTGGACTTCGCGGCCTCCAAGGGGCGCTTCACCGTCTTCGCGGGCCGGCCCGGGGACTCGGAGGTGCCGTACTCGCTATTCGTGCGGCACACCCGGCAGCTCTTCATCGAGCGGCCCGAGCTACCCCGAGGGCTGGAGCCGTGGATCCGCCGGGAGCTGGCGCGCGTAATGCCCGAGCTCTCGCCTGGCGAGGAGATTCCTCCCATGCACAACGAGGGCGAGCGGGTGCGCTGCCTGGACGCCTACAGCGAGGTGCTCCGCCGCTGCACCGAGGGGCTGGCCTGCTTCCTCACCGATGATCTGCAGTTCGCCGACGCCGCCAGCCTGGAGGTGGGCGCCTATGCCCATGCGCGCTTCCACGAGGCGGGCGCCCTGCCTCGGATAATCGATTGCTGCCGCAGCGGCGGGCTCTCCCCCGAAGTGCTCGCCATCACCCGGCGGATGGAGGAGGGAGGGCTGCTGATGAACGTGGCGCTGGAGCCGCTCTCACCGGTGGCGGTGGGGGAGATGCTGGAGAGCCTCGACCTGCCGGGGGCCACGTCGCTGGCCGGGGAGATGACGCGCTACACGGGGGGCAACCCGCTCTTCATCACCGAGACGCTCAAGCACCTGATGGAGTCGGGGAGCCTGGAGCGGGGGTGGCCGGAGCGGCTGCCTCCGCCGGGACGGGTGCGCCAGCTCATCCAGCAGCGTCTGGAGCGGCTGTCCCCGCTGGCGTTGCAACTGGCCCAGGTGGCGGCACTGGCCCTGACGGACTTCAACCTGGAGCTGGCCGGCGAGGTGCTGGAGGTGAGCCCCTTGTCCTTCTCGGCGGCGCTGGGGGAATTGGAGGCTGCGCAGATCTTCCGGGGCGAGTGCTTCACGCATGACCTGGTGCTCGAGGCGGTGCGGGGCTCGCTTCCCGCGGCGCTGGGGGCGCTGCTGCACCGGCGCCTGGCCCAACAGCTGGAGCGGAGGCGAGCGGCCCCGGCGACCATCGCGCAGCATTGGATGGCGGGGGGAGAGACCCGGCGCGCCGTGCCCTTCCTGGTGTCGGCGGCCCAGACCGACGAGGCCCACCTGCGTCGGGCGGAGGCGGCCACGAACTATGCGCGCGCCGCCTCCATCCTGGAAGCCGCTGGCGAGCTGGAGGAAGCGGCCCGGTTGAAGAACCGGGTGTCCTGGACGTGAGGCGGATGGGGTTGCGCATGCTCCCTCTCCCCCTGGGAGAGGGCGGGGGGTGAGGGTATGGAGTGGGCTCGGGTTCCACCCCATTCACTCCGCTCCACGGGTTGGAAGACGGGGACACCTACCCTCACCCTGGCCCTCTCCCGGAGGGAGAGGGGACATCCCCCGACGTCAGGGCCCCGGCGTGCACACCGTCAGACGGGAGACGCGCCATGGAACTCGTCCTGTTCATCGGCCTGCAGGGCTCGGGCAAGAGCAGCTTCTTCCGGGAGCGCTTCGCGGCCACGCACGTGCACGTGAGCAAGGACCTGTGGCCCAACGCGCGCAGGCGCGAGGCCCGGCAGCGCAGGCTCATCACTCAGGCGCTGGCCGAGGGGCGCTCGGTGGTGGTGGACAACACCCACCCGCTCATCGAGGAGCGGGAGCCGCTCATCGCGATCGCCCGGGAGCACGGGGCGCGGGTGGTGGGCTACGTCTTCGAGTCGGACCTGAAGGTGTGCCTCGAGCGCAACGCGGGGCGGGTGGGACGGGCGAGGGTGCCGGAGAAGGCGCTCCACATCACGTGGCGGAAGTTGAAGTGGCCCTCGTACGCCGAGGGATTCGATGCGTTGTTCCACGTGCGGCTCGCCCCGGAGGGCGGCTTCCACGTGAGGGAATGGAGGGAGGGAGATGAATCCGAACCAGTTCGAGGCCCGGATGCGTGAGGGCGAGTTCTTCCACTCGCTGCGGCTGCTGCGCGGGGCGTGGTGCGTGCTGCGGGTGGACGGGCGGGGCTTCTCCCGCTTCACGGAGGCGCGTTACGAGAAGCCCTTCGATGCGACGCTGCACCAGCAGATGGTGAGCACGGCCTCGGCGCTGCTGGAGGAGCTGCAGGGCGTCTACGCGTACACGGAGAGCGATGAGATCTCCGTCCTCTTCCGGCCGGAGTGGTCGCTCTTCGACCGCGAGGTGGAGAAGCTGGTGTCCATCTCCGCGGGAGTGGCGAGCGCCACCTTCACGCACGTGGCGGGAGTGCCGGCTGTGTTCGACAGCCGGGTGTGGATGGGCGCCAACGAAAAGGACGTGGTGGACTACTTCCGCTGGAGGCAGGCGGACGCGGCCCGCTGCGCGTTGCACGGCTGGTGCTACTGGACGCTGCGCAAGGAAGGCCAGAGCGTGGCGAGCGCCTCGCGGGAGCTGCACGGCAAGTCGGTGGGCTTCAAGAACGAGCTCCTCTTCCAGAGGGGGATCAACTTCAACGAGCTGCCCCTCTGGCAGCGGCGTGGCACGGGCATCTCCTGGGAGGAGTACGAGAAGGAGGGAGAGGATCCGCGCACGGGCCGCAAGGTGAGCACGACGCGCCGTCGCTTGCGCGTGGACGAGTCACTCCCGATGAAGGAGGAGTACGACGCCTACGTCCGCGAGCGGATGACCGCGACTCCCTCTCCCTCTGGGAGAGGGCCGGGGTGAGGGTCTTCACCCCGTCTCATCGGGCATCTCTGGAGGGGGCAGGACCTTCCAGAGGTGCGGCTTGTCGTGCTGGGGAGGAATCATCCCGAGGGGCCAGCCCTCGGTGGTGAGCTCGGCGTAGCGGTACACGCGGCCGCCGAGGCGGAAGGGGGGGCCGCGCACGGGGAGGGCCACGCCCACGGCGGCGTGCGAGAGCGGATCCGAATAGAGGATGGCCGCGTCGATACCGGCCTGGCGCAGCAGCATCACGGCGAGCACGGCCTTGGAGTCGCAGTCGCCGCGGTCCTGCGAGGGGACGAGCGCGGGCGGGAGGATGCCGAAGGGCTGGTCCGCGGGCTCCGCGTAATGGATGTGCTGGACGAAGGTGATGATGAGCTCGGCGGCCTCGACGGGGCCGAGGTTGCGCGCGCGGATGTGCTCGACGAAGCGGGTGCCCAGCGCGCGCACGGGCTCGGCGTTGCTGCGAATCAGCTCGTCGTAGATGCAGCGCATGTCCTCCTGGCACCCGGCAGGCGCGTGGTAGGTGAAGCGGTTCGGCCCGAGCGCGCGGAAGCGCATCCGGCGGCCGTACGCCAGGTGCTCGTCCTCGAGGGAGCTCGCCAGGGACTCGCCCAGGCCATAGACGACCCGGTGCTCGGAAGGGACGAGCGGGGTGGCCCGCCACTCATGGGTGCGCGCCTGGCTCAAGGGCGTGGAGGGGGGCACGAGGGCCACGCCGAGGTGGACGCCATCGGCATCGGAGAGGTCGAGCGGAAGCTCCTGCTCCGGGGTGGGGGCGAGCGCGTTCACGTCCAGCGAGACGAGCCAGCGCAGCCCGAGGAAGCCGAAGCAGCTCGCGGTGGCGAGGAGGACGAGGAAGAGCCCGAGGAGCCTCTTCCCCGGTCTGGATGGCGGGGCGTCCAAGGAGGGTCAGGCCGGTGCGCGGAACGTGGCGGGAGGGAGCTCGGGGAAGGGGATGAGGCCGTTGAGGGTGGCCTGGAGGCCCGGGGCGGTGAGCAGGGCGAACACGACGAGGATGGCGGCCAGCACGAGCGCGAGGGCCACGTTGCCGCGGCGCACTTCGGCCAGCTCGTCCACGCCAGGGGTCATCTTGTCGAAGAGGACCATGCCCAGGGCGAGCACGCCGGTGCTCACCAGGAGGGACACGCCCACGTGCGTGAGGGCGAAGAAGCCCAGCCGCAGCAGGGACAGGGGGTGGAGGGGGGCGCCGCGGATGGTGAGGTCCACGGCGTCGAAGGTGGCGTTCACGGCGTTCTGCACCAGCAGGCCGAGCGCGAGCAGGCTGGCGGCATGGACGATGCCGGCGGCGACGTTGCCCTTCTCCAGGTCGACGGTGGGATCCGTGCCGAGCAGGCGGTTGAGGCCGCGGAACGCGAGCCAGATGCCGAGCGCGGCAACCAGCCCACCGAAGACCACCTTGGACAGCCCGACGGCGACGAGGAGCAGATTCATGGACGGACGGGCAGTGTAGGAGGAAGCCCGGGACCCCGGAGGGTGTAACATACGGCCACACGCAGTGAGGAGTGGGCGGAACCCGAAGCGGGCGAATGCCCGGCAGGAGGGATGTCTTGAATCCGTTGGACTGGAGTGGGTCGCAGTTCCTGATGACCTACGTGCCCTACCTCGTGGTCATGTTCATCGCCGCGAAGCTGTGGCAGCGCTCGTTGAACCAGCCATCGTCGGAGCCGGGCATCGACGAGCTGCGGCTGGATCCGTATCTGGTGGCGGTGCTCGACCGTCGCACGGCGGCCGTCAACGCGGCGTTGGCCGCGCTCGTGCACGCCGGGTCGTTGCGCTTCGAGGAGGGCGAGCTGAAGGTGGCGGGCGCGCCACCGTCGAGAGCTTCCCCCTTCGAGCGCGCCGTCCACTCCGCCGTGGCCGGAGAGGTGGAGGGGGTGGGGGACATCGAGGAGGCGGTGGATGAACAGCTCGACAACCTGGAGGAGTCCCTGACCCGCCGCGGCTTCCTGATGGAATACGAGCAGGCCACCCGGTACAGGCGCTACCCCATGGCCCTCTTCTTCGGGGCGGGCCTGGGCCTGGGCCTGCTGAAGCTGCTGGTGGGCCTCTTCCGTGGCCGGCCGGTGGGGTTCCTCGTGCTGCTGCTCGCGCTCGGCGCGGTGCTCGGATTCATGACCCTGTGGAGTGTCCCCCGGCGCACGCGGCGGGGAGACAGGGCGCTGAAGCTGCTGCGGTTGCAGAACTCGGCGCTGAGCACGACGTCGGCCACCGAGAGCGCGTGGCAGTCGCTGAAGGCCTCGGACGTCGCCCTGTCGGTGGCCCTCTTCGGCACGGGAATGCTGATGACGTCCGGGATGGGGGATCTGCGCGGCTACCTGATGCCCCCGAGCGGCGGTGGAGGATTCGGCGGCGACAGCACGGACATCACCGGTGGCAGCAGTGACTTCGCCGACAGCGGTGGCAGCAGTGACTCCGGCGACAGTGGCGGCGGCGGCGGGGGTGACAGCGGCGGCGGTGGGGGTTGTGGCGGGTGTGGGGGTGGAGGTGGTGGGGATTGAGGTGGCCGACGGGCGTGGGGTTGGGCTGGAGGAGACAGCTCGCGCATTACATCGATGGGGCGCGGGAGCTGGGCTTCGTGGAGGTGTTGGCCGAGCACCTGAGCCCCACGGGACCGCTCCCGGTGCCGCTGGTGGGCCTGATGGAGCGGGGCGTGCCGGTGGTGCTGCACGCGGTGTCACTGGGACTGGGGAGCGCGGAGCCTCCGGAGCAGCGGAGGTTGGACTGGCTGGCGCGGATGGCCGAGCGGTTGGGCGCGGTGTGCGTGAGCGAGCACCTGTGCTTCGTGCGCGCGGGAGGCCGGGAGTCGGGCCACCTGCTGCCGCTGCCACGCGACGAGCGGATGCTGGAGGTGCTGGCGGAGAACGTGCGGCGGGCCGAGGCGGCGCTGCCGGTGCCGCTGGCGCTGGAGAACGTGGCGAGCCTCTTCGAATGGCCGGCTCCAGCCCTGTCCGAGGCACAGTGGCTGGTGGGCGTGCTGGAGCGCACGGGGGCGCGGCTGCTGCTGGACGTGGCCAACCTGCACGCCAATGCCCTCAACCATGGGACGGACGCGGCGGCGGTGCTGGCGGCGGTGCCTCGTGAGCGGCTGGCCTACGTGCACGTGGCCGGGGGCGTGAAGCGCGGTGGCCTGTACCACGACACCCACGCGCATGCGGTACCCGAGGGGCCGCTGGCCCTGTTGGAAGCGCTCGCGGCGCGCGTGGGGCCCGTGCCGACCCTGCTCGAGCGGGATGACCGTTTCCCCCCGCCAGAGGAGCTGACCGCCGAGCTGGAGGGCATCCGGGCGGCACTGGCGCGCGGCGTGGCGCGCTGGGAGGCGCGGGCGGCCTGACTCAGTTCACGGGCTCGCCGGTTCGTTGCTCGTACCAGCGCTGGGGTTCCAGCACCTGCAGGTGGGCACCCTCGGGTGTCACCTCCACGCCCACGGGCACCGTTCCCACCTTCACCAGCAACACGGCCCGGGTGGAGCCCTGGGCGCTGTCCGCCTGACCATGAAGCTCGAGGCCCTCGCCCCGGGCCCGCAGCTTCGTCAGCTTCGCGCCGTCCTCTCCCATCGACACGTCACCGGAGACCTTCAAGTCCCTGGCGGTGAGCAGGGGTGACAACACGTGGGGCAGGCTGCCCTGGTCGGTGAGCAGGGCGATGAACGGGGCGGCGTTGGAGAAGCTGCCGCTGAAGCGTGCCGTGATGCGAGGGGACGACAGGGACAGGGTGGCCTCCGGGAAGGCGAGGGTGCCATTCCAGGCGAGCTCGTGGTCCTTCCCGGTCCGGACGGAGACATCGCGCAGCACCAGGCGGGTTCCATCCAGCTTCACCGTATCGCGGTGCACGCCCAGCTTCCGCGCGTCGACGTCCAGCAGGACGCGCCCGCGCAGGAGGGTGCCTCCCCAGCGGGACTGGAGGTTCTCCGTGCTCAGCTCCAGGTGCGCGGTGCCCCGGCCTTCCCCGGGGTTGCCACGGGTCGAACCCTCCAGGCTCGCCTGGCCGGACTCTACCTGGAAGCCTTGTCCCGTCCACGCGTTGAGCACGCGCAGATCCAGCGGGTTGCTCCGCGCCGCGTGCAGCTCCATCCGCATGTCCGGCAGCTCCCGGCCCAGGCGCGCCGTCTTCGATACCAGCACGATGCGCGCCTCCGACGTCTCCAGCAGTTGTCCCTTTCTGCTCTCCACCCGCACGGGTGACAGGGTGAGGCGGAGCCCGACCCGGGCCGGCTCGTCCCCGGCCGCGCGTACGTCTCCCTCCAACCGCCAGGGCGCTCGCAGGCGCAGCGGTCCCACCGGCAGGGTGATGGCCTCTCCCGACCCCTTCAGCCGGCTGCCCGGTGCGAGGTGTCCATCCTGGATGCGGACGTCCACCTCCACCCGTCCCGCGCCACCCTCCAGTCTGGCTCCCGCCAGCCGGGGGAGCAGCCGTTGCATCGCGCCGAACGAGGGAAGGGCGGCGGAGAGCTGGAGCCGCCCTTCCGTCAGGCCGGAGAGGAGATCCAGCTGCGCACCGGTGCCCTGACGGTGGGCCTCGAGGGTGAACCCGCCCGTGCCTTCCTCCACGTGCGCCATGGCCTCTCCCTGGAGGGTGAGCGCGCCCCGTCCGAGCTTCAGCCGCACGTCACGGATGGAGATGCGCTGCCCCGCCTCCATCTCCATCTCCCCGGTGACTTCCGTGATGCCGGTGAGCCGGACCTCATCCACCTCCAGGGCGTGGACGTCGTGGACCGTCACCCCGTGCAGCATCAGCTTCCACGGGGCGCCCTCCAGCTCCAGCTCGCCCGAGCGGGGTTTGCCGGGGTGGATCCGAACGCGCAGGCCCTGGACGTCGAGCGACTCGGTCTCGAACCGCCGCCTCAGCAGACCCAGGAGGGACAGGTTCACCTCC
This is a stretch of genomic DNA from Archangium violaceum. It encodes these proteins:
- a CDS encoding AAA family ATPase, which produces MPVQELWIAGYRSVQSLRFPLAPVTVVVGPNGSGKTNVYRALQLLHAAAEGTLSRMLSEEGGMPSVLWAGPRKKGDAARLTVGVRLDDLAYELSCGLVPPPEGPFALDPDVKEETVWLHEGKRRHVVAERRSRSVFARDAEGNRTTFAAELWGNESVLAQIAEPHRFPLLSVLRAELLRWRFYHHFRTDPASPLRHAQVGVRTPALAHDGRDLAAALMTIDHIGDDRGLQAAVESAFPGSRLELGGEDGRFSFRMSMPGLQRPLEASELSDGTLRYLCLLAALLSPRPPPFLALNEPETSLHPSLLRPLGRLIASASRRGQVFVTTHARELATALEEHAGATVLPLTKDGGATELAE
- a CDS encoding polyphosphate kinase 2 family protein, producing the protein MDFTIDKQGEKVRLESIPTEPPKNVDRDEAKRELETLGEELFDLQDLLWGARMNSVLIVLQGRDTAGKDGTIKGVAGFLNPRGVSVTSFGVPTEEEREHDFLWRIHRHTPRKGELAIFNRSHYEDVLVVRVQKLVPESLWKERYGHIRDFEELLVEHGTIILKFFLHISREEQEKRLLSREKEPRKAWKINAGDWEDREHWDDYTKAYEEVLSRTSSKQAPWTIVPADTKWYRNLVVARALVEALRPHRDTWQKKLDQIGVSKKAELEAWRKGR
- a CDS encoding acyl-CoA dehydrogenase family protein; this encodes MKNAEARKVLDAVRELAPVIASRAADIESGRRLPLDVVGQLKQAGVFRLFVPRSHGGYEGDLHAGMELMETLARADGATAWTTMIGAESPHIFALLPRETFDAIYSGGPDVLVAGAFNAQGQAVVEEGGYRVNGRWGFASGCQHADWLFGNCVVLKDGQPLPGPTEGAPRTRGMFLRAGEVRIIDTWNVLGLRGTGSHDIAMENAFCPEAYSFDIFLGTPSVPVPGLTAPLLHFVLHMAAVALGIAQGAVDDLVTLVGMGKRRLYARVPLVESPVFQLELGRADTSVRAARGLLRDLSHEFWAACEGNPAAIPALAPRASAALAWVTETAAEVVGKCYQSGGASSLKDGSSLQRRFRDIHTFRQHAAAAEGWFGQAGASLLGQPTGFWT
- a CDS encoding AAA family ATPase, whose translation is MADWRLEVLGGARLLGLAEPLELQRRVAAVLAWLALEGPTPKYRLAGMLWPDSGEDTARNNMRQLLRRLRVAIGADLVLGGDVVSLSDRVSTDAVELEAHVFAGRHARALALAGSLLGSLDFDDCPDFEAWLRRAREQLEGLRRRAASAEADSREQKGDLPGALHFAERLLVLDPLSEEAFRRLMRLHYLSGDRLAALALFERCQKMLREEYDASPHPDTLALVRDVERGAVRPRATGSPPGKRLPLTVLRPPVLVGRAREWERLEEAWKERRLALVMAEPGVGKTRLALDFAASKGRFTVFAGRPGDSEVPYSLFVRHTRQLFIERPELPRGLEPWIRRELARVMPELSPGEEIPPMHNEGERVRCLDAYSEVLRRCTEGLACFLTDDLQFADAASLEVGAYAHARFHEAGALPRIIDCCRSGGLSPEVLAITRRMEEGGLLMNVALEPLSPVAVGEMLESLDLPGATSLAGEMTRYTGGNPLFITETLKHLMESGSLERGWPERLPPPGRVRQLIQQRLERLSPLALQLAQVAALALTDFNLELAGEVLEVSPLSFSAALGELEAAQIFRGECFTHDLVLEAVRGSLPAALGALLHRRLAQQLERRRAAPATIAQHWMAGGETRRAVPFLVSAAQTDEAHLRRAEAATNYARAASILEAAGELEEAARLKNRVSWT
- a CDS encoding ATP-binding protein, with product MELVLFIGLQGSGKSSFFRERFAATHVHVSKDLWPNARRREARQRRLITQALAEGRSVVVDNTHPLIEEREPLIAIAREHGARVVGYVFESDLKVCLERNAGRVGRARVPEKALHITWRKLKWPSYAEGFDALFHVRLAPEGGFHVREWREGDESEPVRGPDA
- a CDS encoding tRNA(His) guanylyltransferase Thg1 family protein — translated: MNPNQFEARMREGEFFHSLRLLRGAWCVLRVDGRGFSRFTEARYEKPFDATLHQQMVSTASALLEELQGVYAYTESDEISVLFRPEWSLFDREVEKLVSISAGVASATFTHVAGVPAVFDSRVWMGANEKDVVDYFRWRQADAARCALHGWCYWTLRKEGQSVASASRELHGKSVGFKNELLFQRGINFNELPLWQRRGTGISWEEYEKEGEDPRTGRKVSTTRRRLRVDESLPMKEEYDAYVRERMTATPSPSGRGPG
- a CDS encoding transglutaminase-like domain-containing protein; its protein translation is MDAPPSRPGKRLLGLFLVLLATASCFGFLGLRWLVSLDVNALAPTPEQELPLDLSDADGVHLGVALVPPSTPLSQARTHEWRATPLVPSEHRVVYGLGESLASSLEDEHLAYGRRMRFRALGPNRFTYHAPAGCQEDMRCIYDELIRSNAEPVRALGTRFVEHIRARNLGPVEAAELIITFVQHIHYAEPADQPFGILPPALVPSQDRGDCDSKAVLAVMLLRQAGIDAAILYSDPLSHAAVGVALPVRGPPFRLGGRVYRYAELTTEGWPLGMIPPQHDKPHLWKVLPPPEMPDETG
- a CDS encoding DUF350 domain-containing protein — protein: MNLLLVAVGLSKVVFGGLVAALGIWLAFRGLNRLLGTDPTVDLEKGNVAAGIVHAASLLALGLLVQNAVNATFDAVDLTIRGAPLHPLSLLRLGFFALTHVGVSLLVSTGVLALGMVLFDKMTPGVDELAEVRRGNVALALVLAAILVVFALLTAPGLQATLNGLIPFPELPPATFRAPA
- a CDS encoding TIGR04222 domain-containing membrane protein, encoding MNPLDWSGSQFLMTYVPYLVVMFIAAKLWQRSLNQPSSEPGIDELRLDPYLVAVLDRRTAAVNAALAALVHAGSLRFEEGELKVAGAPPSRASPFERAVHSAVAGEVEGVGDIEEAVDEQLDNLEESLTRRGFLMEYEQATRYRRYPMALFFGAGLGLGLLKLLVGLFRGRPVGFLVLLLALGAVLGFMTLWSVPRRTRRGDRALKLLRLQNSALSTTSATESAWQSLKASDVALSVALFGTGMLMTSGMGDLRGYLMPPSGGGGFGGDSTDITGGSSDFADSGGSSDSGDSGGGGGGDSGGGGGCGGCGGGGGGD
- a CDS encoding DUF692 domain-containing protein, producing the protein MRWPTGVGLGWRRQLAHYIDGARELGFVEVLAEHLSPTGPLPVPLVGLMERGVPVVLHAVSLGLGSAEPPEQRRLDWLARMAERLGAVCVSEHLCFVRAGGRESGHLLPLPRDERMLEVLAENVRRAEAALPVPLALENVASLFEWPAPALSEAQWLVGVLERTGARLLLDVANLHANALNHGTDAAAVLAAVPRERLAYVHVAGGVKRGGLYHDTHAHAVPEGPLALLEALAARVGPVPTLLERDDRFPPPEELTAELEGIRAALARGVARWEARAA